Proteins encoded within one genomic window of Citricoccus muralis:
- a CDS encoding GntR family transcriptional regulator, producing MSLTEQATESIKNAILAGDLVPGQLYTAGELGRELNVSRTPIREALQELARRGLVEIEKNRGMRVRSTSVESLIEVFQVRLMLEVPLSRRATELRTPESLAAVRAAYDDFRVAAESGEADAVLRADRDFHRALMAVAGNDRAKTLLQEQRDFVLQTGMGTVPTSRTPMECFEDHADIMAGFEAGDAAAVGAAVGRHISHTATMLIRQETASRPELGQVDADAAIDWLLH from the coding sequence ATGAGCCTGACGGAGCAAGCCACTGAATCGATCAAGAACGCCATCTTGGCGGGTGATCTGGTGCCGGGGCAGCTGTATACGGCCGGGGAGCTCGGACGCGAACTGAACGTGTCGCGCACACCGATCCGCGAGGCGCTGCAGGAGTTGGCGCGACGCGGTCTGGTCGAGATCGAGAAGAACCGCGGTATGCGAGTGCGCTCGACGTCGGTGGAGTCGCTGATCGAGGTCTTTCAGGTGCGGCTGATGCTTGAGGTGCCGCTCTCGCGGCGAGCGACCGAGTTGCGCACCCCCGAATCGCTGGCTGCTGTTCGTGCCGCCTACGACGATTTTCGTGTCGCGGCGGAATCGGGCGAAGCCGATGCGGTGCTGCGGGCCGACCGGGACTTCCATCGCGCACTGATGGCCGTTGCCGGGAACGATCGAGCGAAGACTCTGTTGCAGGAACAGCGAGACTTCGTGCTGCAAACTGGAATGGGTACCGTGCCGACCTCGCGTACCCCCATGGAGTGCTTCGAAGACCACGCCGACATCATGGCTGGGTTCGAAGCCGGTGACGCTGCTGCAGTGGGTGCGGCCGTGGGGCGACACATCTCGCATACGGCCACCATGCTGATCCGTCAGGAGACGGCGTCCCGTCCAGAGCTCGGACAGGTGGACGCGGACGCGGCCATCGATTGGCTGCTGCACTGA